From the genome of Parazoarcus communis, one region includes:
- a CDS encoding transporter substrate-binding domain-containing protein has product MNRFFRLALFLGALLAATASLAAPGTLDRIRAEGVIHLGYRASSAPFSYLDANGKVQGYSHEFALRIVEAVQRHLGLKKLEIRLVPITSQNRFLLVDSGRIDLECGSTTHNQDRERLATFSNTLFIAGTRLLTRSNSKIHDFDDLGGQRVVTTAGTTSDQLLYRLNAEREIAMTILSARDHDDAFATLEAGRASAYMMDDALLYGARAKAARPADWHVTGKPKSFEAYACMLKKGDLAFKRVVDEAIVASMRSGEAERLYAQWFTQPIPAHGLNLEFPLSDAMRALFRNPNDEPLE; this is encoded by the coding sequence ATGAACCGTTTCTTCCGGCTTGCCCTTTTCCTGGGCGCGCTTCTCGCTGCTACGGCATCCCTTGCTGCGCCCGGCACGCTCGATCGCATTCGCGCCGAGGGCGTCATCCACCTTGGCTACCGCGCATCGTCTGCGCCGTTTTCCTATCTCGACGCAAACGGCAAGGTCCAGGGCTACTCGCACGAGTTTGCGCTTCGAATCGTGGAAGCGGTGCAGCGTCACCTCGGTCTGAAGAAGCTCGAGATCAGGCTGGTGCCGATCACTTCGCAGAATCGCTTCCTGCTGGTCGACAGCGGGCGCATCGACCTCGAGTGCGGCTCGACGACGCACAATCAAGACCGCGAGCGCCTCGCGACCTTTTCCAACACCCTGTTCATCGCCGGCACCCGACTCCTGACCCGCAGCAACAGCAAGATTCACGATTTCGATGATCTTGGCGGCCAGCGCGTGGTGACCACCGCCGGCACAACGTCGGACCAGTTGCTGTATCGGCTCAACGCCGAACGCGAGATCGCGATGACGATACTGTCGGCACGCGACCACGACGACGCTTTCGCCACCCTCGAGGCCGGGCGCGCGAGCGCCTACATGATGGACGATGCGCTTCTGTACGGTGCCCGCGCCAAGGCGGCAAGGCCCGCAGACTGGCACGTCACCGGCAAACCGAAATCCTTCGAGGCCTACGCCTGCATGCTGAAAAAGGGCGATCTCGCCTTCAAGCGCGTCGTGGATGAGGCAATCGTCGCGAGCATGCGCAGTGGCGAAGCGGAAAGGCTCTATGCTCAATGGTTCACACAGCCCATTCCCGCGCACGGTCTGAATCTTGAATTTCCGCTGTCCGATGCCATGCGGGCACTGTTCAGAAACCCCAACGACGAACCACTCGAATGA